The proteins below are encoded in one region of Enhydrobacter sp.:
- the xylB gene encoding xylulokinase — MYLGIDIGTSGVKAAVIDEQDRSVAEAAAPLAVSRPRPQWAEQRPQDWWRAVELTLDALAADSPAAMAAVKAIGLSGQMLGVTLLDRADRPLRPALLWNDGRAGAECRELERRFHDFTERVGCRPMPGFPAPKLLWLARHEPAALDRACRVLLAKDYVRLCLTGEAASDRADSSATLLMDTAGGDWDDALLAACGIARTMMPRLVDSAEIAGIVRAELAARWRLPAGTPVAGGGGDNMCAGIGVGAVRSGDAYIGLGTSGVYFVANDRFIPSRFAGMHTHRHAVAALYCQQAVVLSAGASLAWVGGLLRAPDLSSLMAEVEAAELIPAETPVFTPYLGGERTPHDDPTLTATFSGLTHETSPLALVQAVMEGVAMALADGHEALIESGARVGEVRLTGGGARSTLWARLVAAALGIPLRLQPHAQTGPALGAARLARQSVGGPLIAASGSEAIIVPVEPSLREQLLQKRALFRRHLHLSR; from the coding sequence ATGTATCTCGGCATCGATATCGGCACGTCGGGCGTCAAGGCCGCCGTGATCGACGAGCAGGACCGGTCCGTGGCCGAGGCGGCGGCGCCGCTCGCTGTCTCACGGCCACGACCGCAGTGGGCCGAGCAGAGGCCGCAGGACTGGTGGCGCGCCGTCGAGCTCACGCTCGATGCGCTGGCTGCGGATTCGCCGGCCGCGATGGCGGCGGTCAAGGCCATCGGCCTGTCGGGGCAGATGCTGGGCGTGACCCTTCTCGACCGGGCAGACCGGCCGCTGCGCCCGGCCCTGCTGTGGAACGACGGCCGCGCCGGCGCCGAATGCCGCGAACTGGAGCGGCGCTTTCACGATTTCACCGAGCGTGTCGGCTGTCGGCCAATGCCGGGCTTCCCCGCCCCCAAGCTTCTGTGGCTCGCGCGCCACGAGCCGGCTGCTCTCGACCGCGCCTGTCGCGTGCTGCTCGCCAAGGACTATGTCCGTCTATGCCTGACCGGCGAGGCCGCCAGCGACCGCGCCGATTCCTCGGCCACGCTGCTGATGGACACGGCCGGAGGCGACTGGGACGACGCTCTCCTTGCCGCGTGCGGCATTGCTCGGACGATGATGCCGCGTCTGGTCGATAGCGCCGAGATCGCCGGTATCGTGCGGGCCGAGCTGGCGGCGCGCTGGCGCCTGCCGGCAGGAACGCCCGTCGCGGGCGGCGGCGGAGACAATATGTGCGCCGGCATCGGCGTCGGCGCCGTCCGGTCGGGCGATGCCTATATCGGACTCGGCACGTCCGGCGTTTATTTCGTCGCCAACGACCGCTTCATCCCGTCGAGATTCGCCGGCATGCATACCCATCGTCATGCCGTGGCCGCTCTCTACTGCCAGCAGGCCGTGGTCCTGAGTGCCGGCGCGTCGCTCGCCTGGGTGGGCGGCCTGTTGCGCGCACCCGATCTTTCGAGCCTGATGGCCGAGGTCGAGGCGGCGGAACTGATCCCCGCCGAGACGCCCGTCTTCACTCCGTACCTGGGCGGCGAACGGACGCCGCACGACGATCCGACCCTGACCGCCACCTTCTCCGGCTTGACTCACGAGACGAGTCCTCTGGCCTTGGTGCAGGCGGTCATGGAGGGCGTGGCCATGGCCTTGGCCGATGGGCACGAGGCGCTGATCGAAAGCGGTGCACGCGTCGGCGAGGTCCGCCTGACCGGAGGCGGCGCCCGCAGCACCCTGTGGGCCCGTCTCGTCGCCGCTGCGCTCGGCATTCCGCTCCGGCTTCAGCCGCACGCGCAAACCGGCCCGGCGCTGGGCGCGGCGCGGCTCGCCCGACAGAGCGTCGGCGGTCCGTTGATCGCCGCCTCCGGCAGCGAAGCGATCATCGTGCCGGTCGAGCCGTCGCTGCGCGAACAGCTCCTGCAGAAGCGCGCGCTTTTCCGCAGACACCTCCACCTTTCGCGCTAA
- the cofD gene encoding 2-phospho-L-lactate transferase yields the protein MSQDNRSVLALAGGVGGAKLAFGLSAVLPAEALTVAVNTADDFEHLGLSISPDLDTVMYTLAGVANPETGWGRRDESWNTMAALEQLGGETWFRLGDKDLATHIERTRRLRAGETLTTVTRDLAQRLGVKCAIVPMTDNPVRTVVTSDRGDLAFQDWFVRLRCEPAVERVRFTGADKARANPVLLDMAGLRGVIFCPSNPFVSVAPILAIPGVRTALQRTTTPRVAVTPIVRGQAIKGPAAKMLAELGHDVSALGVARYYKGLIDGFVLDQTDAGLKASIEDLGIKVLVADTMMRTDEDKRRLAVAALEFVDALARTLQHS from the coding sequence ATGAGTCAGGACAATCGCAGCGTGCTCGCCCTCGCCGGCGGGGTGGGGGGCGCCAAGCTCGCGTTCGGCCTCAGTGCCGTTCTGCCGGCCGAGGCGCTGACAGTGGCCGTGAACACGGCAGACGACTTCGAGCATCTCGGCCTCTCGATCTCGCCGGACCTAGATACGGTCATGTACACGCTGGCCGGCGTCGCCAATCCGGAGACAGGCTGGGGCCGACGGGACGAGAGCTGGAACACCATGGCGGCGCTCGAGCAACTGGGCGGCGAGACCTGGTTTCGCCTGGGCGACAAGGATCTCGCCACGCACATCGAGCGCACCCGCCGCCTGCGTGCCGGCGAGACGCTCACGACAGTGACCAGGGACCTCGCCCAGCGTCTCGGCGTCAAGTGCGCCATCGTCCCGATGACCGACAATCCGGTGCGCACCGTCGTCACCAGCGACCGCGGCGACCTCGCCTTCCAGGACTGGTTCGTCCGGCTGCGCTGCGAGCCTGCGGTCGAGCGCGTCCGCTTCACCGGCGCGGACAAGGCGCGCGCCAACCCTGTCCTTCTCGACATGGCCGGCCTGCGCGGCGTGATCTTCTGTCCGTCCAACCCGTTCGTGAGCGTGGCGCCCATTCTCGCGATCCCCGGCGTGCGCACCGCCCTGCAGCGCACGACGACGCCGCGGGTCGCCGTGACGCCGATCGTGCGCGGACAGGCGATCAAGGGCCCGGCCGCCAAGATGCTCGCCGAACTTGGCCACGATGTTTCCGCACTGGGCGTGGCGCGTTACTACAAAGGCCTGATCGACGGCTTTGTCCTCGACCAGACCGATGCGGGCCTGAAGGCCTCCATCGAAGATCTCGGGATCAAGGTGCTTGTCGCCGACACGATGATGCGCACCGACGAGGACAAGCGGCGACTTGCCGTCGCAGCCCTCGAATTCGTGGACGCCCTCGCCCGCACTCTGCAACACTCCTAG
- the cofC gene encoding 2-phospho-L-lactate guanylyltransferase gives MKSLPLAKGRLAPVLDAAGRRALAQRMLDHVLGTLRQAGLPSIRVASGAGDDSDLNRDVTEAARTVQAEGATDLLLVMADLPYLSVPDIEALIEAGRKSPVVIAEAKDGGTNALLLRPPTVLEFTFATQRPSARLHVERARSVGIEPAIVRRPGLSRDIDTPADLAQLVSDHPVYHVFRHVA, from the coding sequence ATGAAGTCCCTGCCGCTCGCCAAGGGCCGCCTCGCGCCGGTCCTCGATGCAGCGGGACGGCGTGCGCTGGCGCAGAGGATGCTGGACCATGTGCTCGGCACGCTCCGTCAGGCCGGGCTCCCCTCCATCCGCGTGGCAAGCGGCGCCGGCGACGACAGCGACCTCAATCGAGACGTAACGGAAGCGGCCCGCACGGTGCAGGCCGAAGGCGCGACAGACCTCCTCCTGGTGATGGCCGACCTGCCCTATCTTTCCGTGCCCGACATCGAGGCCCTGATCGAGGCCGGCCGCAAAAGCCCCGTGGTCATCGCCGAGGCCAAGGATGGCGGCACCAACGCGCTTCTGCTGCGGCCGCCGACGGTGCTCGAATTCACCTTCGCCACCCAGCGGCCGAGCGCCAGGCTGCACGTTGAACGCGCACGATCGGTCGGCATCGAGCCCGCCATCGTGCGCCGGCCCGGCCTTTCGCGCGATATCGACACGCCGGCCGATCTGGCCCAGCTTGTCTCCGACCATCCTGTGTACCATGTGTTCCGTCATGTCGCCTGA
- the cofH gene encoding 5-amino-6-(D-ribitylamino)uracil--L-tyrosine 4-hydroxyphenyl transferase CofH: MSPEVERILAEAADLPGLMKKAAAIRDAAFGERVTFSKKVFIALTHLCRDTCGYCTFVHPPRRGEAAYLTPDQVLEIARAGQTAGCAEALFTLGDKPELKWKPAAQALEAMGHTTTLDYLAAMAERVFKETGLLPHLNPGLMTAADLARLRRVSVSMGIMLETTAARLGERGGPHYGAPDKEPAARLATIGAAGKAKVPFTSGILIGIGETRAERIEALLALRDLHRAHGHLQEVIIQNFRAKPDTRMAKAPEPSFEELLWTVAVARLIFGDMLSVQAPPNLQEPGYGRLIEAGIDDWGGVSPVTPDHVNPERPWPALEALAVESAKYGKVLTERLAVYPRYVHDKAWIDPALRPRVLALSGAGGLRRDNDWRPGLVMALPKDDVATLAQPAVRPSASLAPILDRATRGEDLGEDDIERLFAARGPDFAAVTQAADAVRRETVGDAVSYAVVRNINYTNICYFRCGFCAFSKGKLAANLRGSPYDLTVQEIVRRAAEAWDRGATEVCMQGGIHPDYTGQHYLDVCHAVRERIPGMHVHAFSPLEVWHGATTLGRSIPDFLAALRDAGLGSLPGTAAEVLDDEVRDVLCPDKVSTDQWLEIMRAAHKVGLRSTATIMFGHVDRPIHWARHLLRLRNLQKETGGFTELVPLPFVAAEAPIALKGQARLGPTFREAVLMHAIGRLALHPHVRNIQTSWVKMGIEGAKICLQAGANDLGGTLMNESITRAAGAEHGEELPPEAMERLIADLGRTARVRTTLYGDADTDRIAAAHAAAPLAPVTLEVATRWTGPATEGDKRRVLPKPRQAATAR; the protein is encoded by the coding sequence ATGTCGCCTGAAGTCGAAAGAATTCTTGCCGAAGCGGCCGATTTGCCGGGCCTGATGAAGAAGGCGGCGGCGATCCGCGATGCCGCCTTCGGCGAACGCGTGACCTTCTCCAAGAAGGTCTTCATCGCGCTCACGCATCTCTGCCGCGACACCTGTGGCTACTGCACCTTCGTGCATCCGCCGCGTCGCGGCGAGGCGGCATACCTCACGCCCGATCAGGTGCTGGAAATCGCGCGCGCCGGCCAGACGGCGGGCTGTGCCGAGGCGCTCTTCACCCTGGGCGACAAGCCGGAGCTGAAATGGAAGCCCGCAGCCCAGGCGCTCGAAGCGATGGGCCATACGACGACGCTCGACTACCTCGCGGCGATGGCCGAACGGGTCTTCAAGGAGACCGGCCTGTTGCCCCATCTCAATCCCGGGCTGATGACGGCGGCCGACCTCGCCCGGTTGCGGCGCGTTTCGGTCTCGATGGGCATCATGCTGGAGACGACGGCGGCTCGGCTCGGCGAGCGCGGCGGCCCGCATTACGGCGCGCCGGACAAGGAGCCGGCGGCGCGTCTGGCCACGATCGGGGCCGCCGGCAAGGCGAAGGTTCCCTTCACCTCGGGCATCCTGATCGGCATCGGCGAGACGCGCGCCGAGCGGATCGAGGCGCTGCTGGCGCTGCGCGACCTGCATCGCGCCCACGGTCATCTGCAGGAAGTCATCATCCAGAACTTCCGCGCCAAGCCCGACACGCGCATGGCGAAGGCGCCCGAGCCGTCGTTCGAGGAACTTTTGTGGACCGTCGCGGTGGCGCGCCTGATTTTCGGCGACATGCTTTCGGTCCAGGCGCCACCCAATCTGCAGGAGCCGGGCTACGGCCGGCTGATCGAGGCGGGCATCGACGACTGGGGCGGCGTGTCGCCGGTGACACCCGATCACGTCAATCCCGAGCGGCCCTGGCCTGCGCTGGAAGCGCTGGCCGTGGAAAGCGCGAAGTACGGCAAAGTGCTGACCGAGCGGCTCGCCGTCTACCCGCGCTACGTGCACGACAAGGCCTGGATCGATCCCGCATTGCGTCCGCGCGTGCTGGCGCTGAGCGGCGCGGGCGGGCTCAGGCGCGACAACGACTGGCGGCCGGGCCTCGTCATGGCGCTGCCCAAGGACGATGTCGCGACTCTCGCGCAGCCGGCGGTGCGCCCGAGCGCCAGTCTCGCGCCGATCCTCGACCGGGCGACCCGCGGCGAGGATCTCGGCGAGGACGATATCGAGCGACTGTTCGCGGCGCGCGGGCCAGACTTCGCCGCCGTGACGCAGGCCGCCGACGCGGTGCGCCGCGAGACGGTGGGCGACGCGGTCTCCTACGCCGTCGTACGCAACATCAACTACACCAACATCTGCTACTTCCGCTGCGGCTTCTGCGCCTTCTCCAAGGGCAAGCTCGCCGCCAACCTGCGCGGCTCGCCATACGACCTCACGGTGCAGGAGATCGTACGCCGCGCGGCCGAGGCCTGGGACCGCGGCGCCACCGAAGTCTGCATGCAGGGCGGCATCCATCCCGACTACACCGGCCAGCACTATCTCGATGTGTGTCACGCCGTGCGCGAGCGGATCCCCGGCATGCACGTGCATGCCTTCTCGCCGCTCGAGGTCTGGCACGGCGCCACGACCCTCGGCCGTTCGATCCCGGACTTCCTGGCCGCGCTGCGCGATGCCGGCCTCGGCAGCCTGCCGGGCACGGCGGCCGAGGTGCTGGACGACGAGGTGCGCGACGTCCTCTGCCCCGACAAGGTCTCGACCGATCAGTGGCTCGAGATCATGCGGGCCGCCCACAAGGTGGGGCTGCGCTCGACCGCCACCATCATGTTCGGCCATGTCGACCGGCCGATCCATTGGGCGCGCCATCTGCTGCGCCTGCGCAACCTGCAGAAGGAGACGGGCGGCTTCACCGAACTGGTGCCGCTGCCGTTCGTCGCCGCCGAGGCGCCGATCGCGCTGAAGGGCCAGGCACGCCTGGGGCCGACCTTCCGCGAGGCGGTGCTGATGCATGCCATCGGCCGGCTCGCGCTCCATCCGCACGTCAGGAACATCCAGACCTCGTGGGTGAAGATGGGCATCGAGGGCGCCAAGATCTGCCTGCAGGCCGGCGCCAACGATCTGGGCGGCACGCTGATGAACGAGTCGATCACCCGCGCCGCCGGCGCCGAGCACGGCGAGGAGCTGCCGCCGGAGGCGATGGAGCGGCTGATCGCCGATCTCGGTCGCACGGCGCGCGTCCGCACGACGCTCTATGGCGATGCCGACACCGATCGTATCGCGGCCGCGCATGCTGCCGCGCCGCTCGCGCCCGTCACGCTGGAAGTCGCGACCCGCTGGACCGGCCCGGCGACCGAAGGCGACAAGCGCCGCGTGCTGCCCAAGCCGCGGCAAGCGGCCACCGCGCGCTGA
- the fgd gene encoding glucose-6-phosphate dehydrogenase (coenzyme-F420), with product MLRLGYKASAEQFAPKELLDFACEAERQGFDSVFISDHFQPWRHEGGHAPHSVTWMGALGARTGRIAMGTSVLTPTYRYHPSIVAQSFATLGCLFPGRVILGVGTGESLNEVPATGQPWPEFKERYARLRESIVLMRKLWSEEHVTFEGEYYKTRDATIYDRPAELIPIYVAAGGPQVAKYAGRSGDGFICTSGKGAELYRDKLIPGVVEGMKAAGKAPGSVDYMIEMKVSFDTDLARAREDTRFWSALALSAEEKTSVHNPTEMARLADALPIDRIASRWIVSTDPDEHVERIAPYLQLGFNHLVFHAPGPDQARFLALYAKDVLPRLRKKFG from the coding sequence ATGCTCAGGCTAGGCTACAAGGCGTCCGCCGAACAATTCGCGCCGAAGGAGCTGCTCGACTTCGCCTGCGAGGCCGAGCGGCAGGGCTTCGACTCGGTGTTCATCAGCGACCATTTCCAGCCCTGGCGGCACGAGGGCGGCCATGCGCCGCACTCCGTCACCTGGATGGGGGCGCTGGGCGCCCGCACCGGCCGCATCGCGATGGGCACCAGCGTGCTCACACCGACCTATCGCTACCATCCCTCGATCGTGGCGCAATCCTTCGCCACCCTGGGCTGCCTCTTCCCCGGCCGCGTGATCCTGGGCGTGGGCACGGGCGAATCGCTGAACGAGGTGCCGGCGACCGGCCAGCCCTGGCCCGAGTTCAAGGAACGGTACGCGCGGCTGCGCGAATCGATCGTGCTGATGCGCAAGCTGTGGAGCGAGGAGCACGTCACCTTCGAAGGCGAATACTACAAGACCCGCGACGCCACGATCTACGACCGGCCGGCCGAGCTCATCCCGATCTACGTCGCTGCGGGCGGCCCGCAGGTCGCCAAATACGCCGGCCGCAGCGGCGACGGCTTCATCTGCACCAGCGGCAAGGGCGCCGAGCTCTATCGCGACAAGCTCATTCCCGGGGTGGTCGAGGGCATGAAGGCGGCCGGCAAGGCGCCGGGCTCCGTCGACTACATGATCGAGATGAAGGTGTCATTCGATACCGATCTCGCGCGCGCCAGGGAGGACACGCGCTTCTGGTCGGCGCTGGCGCTCTCGGCCGAGGAGAAGACCTCGGTGCACAATCCGACCGAGATGGCGCGTCTCGCCGACGCCCTGCCGATCGATCGCATCGCTAGTCGCTGGATCGTCTCGACCGATCCCGACGAGCACGTCGAGCGTATCGCCCCCTACCTCCAGCTCGGCTTCAACCATCTGGTGTTCCACGCGCCGGGCCCCGACCAGGCGCGCTTCCTGGCGCTCTATGCAAAGGACGTGCTGCCGCGGCTCCGCAAGAAATTCGGATAG
- the cofE gene encoding coenzyme F420-0:L-glutamate ligase, whose product MNARRLELIAPAGLPRIRRDDDLASLIAPFGLQNHDVVVLAQKIVSKAEGRLFRLSDVIPSEKAVELGRQVDKDPRLVELILRESTEIVRAVRGVLIVQHRLGFVMANAGVDASNVDDPEQVLLLPADPDGSARRLRARLKELVGVEVGVIINDSWGRAWRMGTVGAAIGAAGLPGLIDMRGQPDMNGRLLRVTEIGHADEIAAAASLLMGQAAERRPVVILRGLGPPARDGNAAELVRPRQMDLFR is encoded by the coding sequence ATTAACGCCCGACGCCTCGAACTGATCGCGCCCGCCGGCCTGCCCCGCATAAGACGGGACGACGATCTCGCCTCGTTGATCGCGCCTTTTGGTCTCCAGAACCACGATGTCGTGGTCCTGGCGCAGAAGATCGTTTCCAAGGCCGAAGGGCGACTGTTCCGCCTCTCGGACGTCATCCCCTCCGAAAAGGCGGTCGAGCTGGGCCGGCAGGTCGACAAGGATCCGCGGCTGGTCGAATTGATCCTGCGGGAATCGACCGAAATCGTACGGGCGGTGCGCGGCGTGCTGATCGTGCAGCATCGGCTGGGCTTCGTGATGGCCAATGCCGGCGTCGACGCTTCGAATGTCGACGATCCCGAGCAGGTGCTGTTGCTGCCCGCCGATCCCGACGGCTCGGCCCGCCGGCTGCGCGCGCGGCTGAAGGAGCTCGTCGGCGTCGAGGTGGGCGTGATCATCAACGATTCCTGGGGCCGCGCCTGGCGCATGGGCACGGTCGGCGCGGCGATCGGGGCCGCCGGCCTGCCCGGCCTGATCGACATGCGCGGCCAACCCGACATGAACGGCCGCCTCCTGCGCGTCACCGAGATCGGCCACGCCGACGAGATCGCGGCGGCGGCATCGCTTCTGATGGGTCAGGCCGCCGAGCGCCGGCCGGTCGTCATCCTGCGCGGCCTCGGCCCGCCCGCCCGCGACGGCAACGCGGCCGAGCTCGTGCGGCCGAGGCAGATGGATCTGTTCCGATGA